The Chthonomonas sp. genome segment CCCCGACGCCGACTGGCGCGGGGGCGTTTTTTCGTCTGCCTAAACCAGCTTAGCGAGCCAAGCCTTCGGGGAACCAAAGGCCGAGTTCGCGCTCCGAAGCCTCGGGGTCGCTCGAACTGTGAACCAGGTTGTCGTCAATCGTCAACGCGAAGTCGCCGCGAACCGTACCCGGCGTCGCGTCGAGGGGGTTTGTCGCGCCCATCATCGCGCGAATCGCCTTCACCGCGTTGGTACCGCTGACCGCCATCGCGACAATCGCGCCGCTGGTCAGGTAGTCGCAAACATCCTTAAAGAACGGGCGCTCGGCGTGCTCGGCGTAGTGGGCTTCCACCGTGGCGCGCTCCGGCTGCACCAACTTCATGGCGGCGATCGTCAGGCCACGAGCCTCGATGCGGCGTGTGATCTCGCCGATAAGATTGCGGCTCACTCCGCCGGGCTTAATTAGAACAAGTGTTGTTTCCATGCTTGACCTATTATGAAACATCCCGGCGGTAACCTGAGCGCATGACCGCTCAGGAACTGCTCGCTCGCCAACTTCTTAACCAACAAGGCGCCTTCATCGCCATGGTCAACCGCGTGCCCGCCGATAAGCTCGCCTGGGTTCCGCAAGAAGGCATGCGCAGCGCCCTGGACCAATATCAAGAAGTCGCGACCGCGCTCAGCGCCAACTGGGAGGTCTACAGCGAGCGCAAGGCATCCTTCGCCGCCGAGAACATGGCGCGGTGGGCCCGCAATCGCGCGCTCATCACCGATCCCACCGAGCTGGAGCGGCTCCTGCGGGCCGACACCCAGCGCCTCATTGACCACGTGGCCACGCTCACCGAAGCCGACCTCGAAGCCAACGTCGAAATGCCGTGGGGCGAGCACCGCGTCGCCGACACCGTGACCTATCACACCTGGAACATGGCCTACCACGAAGGGCAGATCGCCTACCTGTTGCAGTTGCTCGGCATCAACCCCATGGGCTAAGCTAAACATCCTATGCGAGTTCAAGATTTTATTGCGGATCAAACCGCGTTCTGCTGCGAAGGGCTGATTCGACAAGCCGAGGCGCTCCCCGCCGACAAGGTCACCTGGCAACCCGAAGGCGCGCGCAGCGCTCTCGACCAAGTCGCCGAGTGCGCCATTATCTGCGGCCACATGCCGGCCACGCTCACGGCCAAAACCATGCCCGATTTCACGCCCGAGATGATCGCCGAATTCGAGGCCACCAAGGCTCAGCTCGACACGTTGGAGAAAGCCGCCGCCGCCCTGCGTACGGCCAACGCCGCCCTGGTGGACTACATCCGCGGCATGGCCGATGCCGACCTGGAAGGGCAAATGAAGTTCTGGGGTCCCGAGCCGTGGCGCGTGGCCGACGTGGCCGACTACCACCGCTGGAACATGGTCTATCACACCGGGCAAATCTGCTACATGCAGACGCTCCTCGGCGACAAGGACATGCACTAAGCGCGAACGGCAGGCGAAAGAAAAGGGATTCGCCCAGTTGGGCGAACCCCTGCAGTGGCCATTGCTGACCAATCAACTTGGACTCAATGAGTCCGCCATGATTGTACGCTGTTTGTGACAACCAAACAAGGGGTTTTTGGCAAACCTAGAATTTGTACCGGGAAAAAGGGCGGAACCAGCTTCGTTGGCGGCCTAAACCACGTACAATTGACTATATGAAAGCGGTGGTGATGGCGGGCGGCGAAGGGTCACGGCTAAGGCCAATCACCTCCAACAAACCCAAGCCGCTGGTGCCGGTGGCCAACACGCCCATCATGGAGCACATTTTGCGCCTGCTGCGACGGCACGGCGTGACCGAAACGGTGGTGACGCTCCACTACCTGGCCGACGAGATTCAGAGCTACTTTGACGATGGCAGCGAGTTCGACATGCCCGTGCGCTACTCGATTGAGGACACGCCCCTGGGCACCGCCGGATCGGTCAAGCAAGCCGAACCGCACCTGCGCGACGGCACCTTTTTTATTGTCAGCGGCGACGCCCTGACCGATTGCGACCTGAGCGCGGCCCTGGCCTTTCACCGCGAAAAGGGCAGCCTCGCGACGCTGATTTTGGCGCGTGTGCCCAACCCGCTCGACTTTGGCATTGTGATTACCGAGGACGATGGCCGCATCTCGCGGTTTCTGGAAAAGCCGGGCTGGAGCGAGGTGTTTAGCGACACCGTGAACACCGGGATGTACATTCTGGAGCCCGAGATTTTTGAGCTCATGCAGATGGGTAAAAACTACGACTGGAGCCAGGATATTTTCCCCGAGCTCCTGCGCAACGGCAGCCCGATGTACGGCTACGTGATGGACGGCTACTGGTGCGACATCGGCAACCTGACTCAGTACCGCGACAGCCAGCAGCACATGCTCACGCGGGCCACCACGCTGAAGA includes the following:
- a CDS encoding DinB family protein; the encoded protein is MRVQDFIADQTAFCCEGLIRQAEALPADKVTWQPEGARSALDQVAECAIICGHMPATLTAKTMPDFTPEMIAEFEATKAQLDTLEKAAAALRTANAALVDYIRGMADADLEGQMKFWGPEPWRVADVADYHRWNMVYHTGQICYMQTLLGDKDMH
- a CDS encoding DinB family protein: MTAQELLARQLLNQQGAFIAMVNRVPADKLAWVPQEGMRSALDQYQEVATALSANWEVYSERKASFAAENMARWARNRALITDPTELERLLRADTQRLIDHVATLTEADLEANVEMPWGEHRVADTVTYHTWNMAYHEGQIAYLLQLLGINPMG
- the ndk gene encoding nucleoside-diphosphate kinase, with the protein product METTLVLIKPGGVSRNLIGEITRRIEARGLTIAAMKLVQPERATVEAHYAEHAERPFFKDVCDYLTSGAIVAMAVSGTNAVKAIRAMMGATNPLDATPGTVRGDFALTIDDNLVHSSSDPEASERELGLWFPEGLAR